GGCTTCGTGTGGGGCGCGCGTCATCCGGATTTCATGCGGGCGATGTTGCCGATGGCGTGCCTGCCGACGCAGATTGCCGGGCATAACCGGATGTGGCGCAAGGCCGCGATCGAGGGCATCCGCAGCGATCCGGCGTGGCGCGGAGGCGATTATTCCGCCCAGCCGGTGCAGGGGCTGCGCACCGCGTCCAGCCTGCTCCAGGTGGCGGGCTTCGCGCCGCTCTACCTGCAAAAGGCCTATCCGACGCGCAACGCCGCCGACGCCTACATCACCGACCGGGTCACGAAGGACATCGCCACCCGCGACGCCAACGACCTGATCTATCAACTGGAATCGTCGCGCAACTACGATCCCTCGCCGCATCTCGAGAAGATCACGACGCCGATCACGTGGATCAACAGCAGCGACGATTTCATCAATCCCTGGGATTATGGCATCGCCGAAAAGGCCGCGGCCCGCCTGCCCAACGGGAAATATCGGCTGATCAAGGCGACCGACGAGACCCGCGGCCACGGCACGCACACCTGGGCGCGTTTCTGGAAGCAGGATCTGCTCGATCTTCTTGCGCGGACCGAGAAGTGATCCGCGCCATCGTACCACGCGACAAACGATTGGGAGACGCTAAGAGCCCTATATGACCCTGCTTGTACGTAGTCTTGCCGACCAGTTGGTCGATGTCGTTCGCGACCGGATTTTGGCCGGCGAGGTCCCGGCCGACCGGCCGATCAAGCAGGACAAGCTCGCCGCCGAGCTCGGCGTCAGCAAGATCCCGCTGCGCGAAGCGCTCGCCCGGCTCGAGGAGGACGGGCTGATCGTGTCGCAGCCCAATCGCGGCTTCTTCCTGCGCCCGCTCACCACCGCCGAGGCCGAGGAAGTCTATGCGCTGCGCCTGAAGCTCGAGCCGGATGCGATGCAGGTCGCGGCGACGCGCGCCACCGAGGAGGAGCGGCAGGCGGCGATCGAGGCGCTGAACCGGGTCGACCGGGTCACCGACGCCGGCGACGACGAGGTCGGCGCCTACAACCGCGCCTTCCACCTCGCCCTTGTCCGGCCGTCGCGCCAGAGCATCACCATCGCCATCATCAACCGGCTCCAGGTCATGTCCGAGCGTTACGTGCGCAAGCATCTCGAGCCGATCGGCCGCGACGTGCGCGCCACCGAAGAGCATCGCCAGATGCTGGAGGCGTGGCTGGTCGGCGGCGATATTGCGGGTCTCGCGCGCGAGCATCTCGGAAAGACGCTGGCGGAGCTGCGCGGACAGCTCGCTGCGGAAGGTTAGTCGCTCCCTCAAGGATGTGTCGCCGCGCCGGACCGCAAATGAAGTCCGGCCGGCCCGTCGGATGCCGGAAGTGAAGATCAAGACGGTGTCTTGATCGTCTTCTTCAAACGATTTGCCGGGCGCCCAACCTTCTCTTGCGAGACTGTGTAATCGTCTGGATTGATCCCTTGGGCGGGGGGTAGGATTCATCCGGGATGACTGGTAAAACGGGCGCTATGCTTCACGGTCATCCCCATGCCTGAGGTCGTATTTGAACGCGCGAGCGAGGCTTTTCCGCACGTTCGCGACTTCGTGGCCGCGGCGCAAATGGCGGAATCGCTGAAGTCTCTGCAGGAAATGATCAGCCAGGTCTTGCCGCGCTTCGGGCTCGATTATTTCCTGATGAGCCACCATGTCGATTTCGGCAAGCCGGCCCCCGGGACCGTCCAGATCAGCAATTATCCGGCCGAGTTCGTCGCCGTTCAGCGCGAGCATGGCGGGTGGCGCGACGACCCCGTGCTGCTGGCCTGCGAGAAGACGACAGCGGGCTTTTTCTGGTCGGATGTGGTCACGATGATGCCGCTCACCGACCATCACCGCAGCCGTTTCGAGATCGGCCGCCGCTATGGCCTCGCCGACAGCTTCGTCGTGCCGAACCACATACCGGGCGAATATAGCGGCTCGGTCCATTTCACGGTCGGCCCGAGCCGGCCCTTTCCGCGCCATCTCGCGCCGGCGCTGCAGTCGTTCGCCACTTACGGCTTCGAAGCGGCGCGCCGGCTGGCGCGGACCCATGACGGATCAACGCTGAACAGCGTGCCGCTCACCGACCGGCAGATCGACTGCGTGCTATTGTCCGCACGCGGCAAGAGCGACACCGACATCGCGCAACTGCTCGGCCTCACCCGGCGCACGGTCAACGAATATATCGAGGGCGCGAAGCGCCGCTACTGCGTCGCCACGCGGCAGCAGCTGATCGTGCGGGCCCTGTTCAACTCCCAGATCACCTTCTCGCAGGTATTGCAGTAACCCTGGCCTCCAGCCGTCCGCGCGGACGGCAATTGGGCCAGTGATACCAGCGCGCCGCGTCCGGATTGACGATGCGCAATTCCGCCTTCGAGAAAAGGCGGGTCATGAAGATCCGCGCTTGCTGCTGCGAGAAATGCAGCCCGAGGCATTTGTGGACGCCGCCGCCGAACGGCACGAACGCGTGCTTGTGCCGCAGGGCCTCGGCCTCCGGCGTGAAGCGGTGCGGGTTGAAATCGAGCGGATCGGGCCAAATTTCCGGATCGAGATGGACCAGCATCGGGCTGACGCCGGTGATCGTGCCGGCCGGCAGGTCGTAGCCGTAGATGCTGTAGGGCCGCGTCGCGCGGCGCCAGATCACCGGCGCCGTGGCGTTGAGGCGCAGCGCCTCCTTGAAGCTCATGTCCTGCAGCGGCAGATCGGCCAAAGCCGCATCGACCGGTTGCGCCAGGCCGGCGCTGTCGATCTCGGCGCGGATGCAGTCCTGCCACCAGCGGCCTCGCCCGAGATAATAAAGCGTCGAGGTGAGGCCCGAAGCCATCGTGTCGTGGGCTGCGGCCAGCAGGAAGATGATGCTGTTGAGGATCTCGTCGTCGCTGAGCCGGGTGCCGTCCTCGTCCTCGAGATGGCAGATGCGCGAGAGGATGTCGTCGCCCGGATTGGCGCGCTTCTCCGCGATCAGATCGAGGATGAAGGCCTCGAGGAAAGCCTTCCCCTGATAGCCGCGCGCGGCGACGGGGCTCAGCCAGCGATTGTGGCCGAGGGCGGTCAGCGCCGTCATCATGCGGGCGAAGGCCTTCATCGCCGCATCGGTGCGGCCTCCGATTTCGATACCGAGGAAGGTCGAGGCCGCGATCCGCAGCGTCAGCCGCTTCACCTCGTCATAGACGTCGATGGTGCGGCCGATCCAGCTGTCGACCGTGCGGGCGATTTCGGCGTCGAGCAAAGCCTGGTAGCCGGCCAGCTTCTGCTGGCGGAAGGCCTCGCCGAGGATGCGGCGGTTGGCGCGGTGGCGCTCGCCGTCCTGGATCAGCAGGGCGCCGGGGAAGAAGGGTTCGATCACCGGCGACCAGCCGCCCCATGCCGAGAAGCTGCTGTCGCGGTCGAACAATACCAGCTCGTTGGCCTCGGGCCCGATGATCTGCACGTTCCAGCTGCCGCATGCGTAGAAGCGGTACACGCGACCGTGGCGCGCGTGCATCCGCCGCGCAAAGCCGATCGGATCGAGCACCGCCTCGGGCAGGATACCGAGCAAGGGCAGGCCCTTCTTGCCCGGAATATGGGCGAGCTCGCGAGCGCCCGGCTTGCCGATCCGGTCGAATGCCGAGGCGTCCGAATGCCAGCGCCGGCCACGGTCGGCGCCCGCAAAGGCCAAAGCCGGTGTCATCTGGTTCATGGTCGCCTCCGCGCTGTTGAGGTGCTTGTCTCATGCTCGGATGCGACCGTTCCACCCCGGTAACTACCGGGATTAAGTCGTTGGCCTCTCCGATTTACGCTACGGCCCATGAAGAAGGCGATGCAGATCGAGGTCGTCCATCCGGAGGACAGGTGGACGTTCAGCCGGCCGCTGATGGAGATGCACCATCATCGCAAGCAGGTCTTCGTCGACCGGCTCGACTGGCAGCTCTCGTCGCGCGGGAGCTGGCTCGAGATCGACCAATTCGACGACGAATATGCGGTCTACATCATGGCCGTAGCCCACGAGACCGGGCGGCATCTCGGGTCGGTGCGGCTGCTGCCGACCACCCGGCCGCATATGCTCAGTACCATCTTTGCCGATCTCTGCCCCGATGGCGCGCCGACGGGCGAAAGCGTGTGGGAAATTTCCCGCTTCGTCGCCGCGCCCGACGGAGGCGCCGGCACCAACATCCTGCGCGTCCACCGCCGCCTGGCCTGGGGTCTCGTCGATTTCGCCCGACGCAATGGCATCGACCGATACACCTTGGTGGCGGAGGCGCAGCGCGTGCCGGCCCTGCTGTCCGTTGGGTGGACCGTCGCGCCTCTGTCGCTGCCGACGCTGCACGACGGCCAACTGATCGAGGCGCTGGAGATCGTCATCGACGCGGAGTCGATCGCCCGCATGGAGCGGCGCCAGGCCGGCGTCATCGAGAATGGCGAGCCGATGAGGAGCGCGGCATGAACGCGCCCTGGCTTCCGCCCCGGCCGAGCGCTGCCGACGAGGCGGGGCGGCAATTGCTGGGCGAAGGCTACTGCATCCTGCGTGCGCTCGTTCCTCCGAAGGAGGTCGCGGCCCTGGCCGCCGACTTCGATGCTCGTTTCGAACGGATCGGCCGGTGCGACGGATTCTTCTTCGGCCACAGCACAAAGCGTTTCCATGCTCTGCTGACGCGCAGCGCGCGGACCGCCGGCTTCGTGCTCAATCCCCTCATCCTCGATCTGGTCGATCGGGCGCTGCTGCCGCATTGCGACCGGGTCCAGCTCAATCTCACCCAGGCGATCGAGATATTGCCCGGCGAGCGCGCGCAGGCGCCGCACCGGGACCAGGACATGTGGCAGCGGCCGGTCGCCGGGATCGAATATCTGGTCAACGTGATGTGGCCGCTCACCCCCTTTACCGCCGAGAACGGCGCGACGCGCCTGTGGCCCGGCACCAACCACGATCTCGCCGAGCGCCGCGTCCCGATGTCCGAGGCCGTGGTGGCGGAGATGGAGCCCGGGGACGCCCTGCTCTACCTCGGCTCGGTGGTCCACGGCGCCGGCGCCAACCGGTCGGCTGCGCCGCGGCGCGGCATGGTGATCAGCTACGCGCTCGGCTGGCTCAAGCAGTTCGAGAATATGAGCCTTACTTATCCACCGCATGTCGCGCGCCATTTCCCGCGGCAGCTGACCGACCTGATCGGCTATCGCCGCCACAATGCCAATCTCGGCAGCTATGATGGAAATTGCCCGTCGCGGCTGCTCGACGGCGAAACCGATTTCCTCGCCGCGACCGAGAACATGACGTCCGAGCAGCAGGCGATCCTCGAGCAGTTCGCGGCGCGCCAGGACTGGTCATGACCACCTGGAACCCCCCTTTTCCGACCACAATCCAGAGGGAGCTGGAATGATGGAGATGTTGTCGCCTGTCGCGGAATCGCGGATGGACTATGTCGAGCCGGCCCGCCCGCTCAGGACCCGATTCCAGCCTGAACATTGGATGCTGTGCGCCGCGCGCCGGTCCTATGCGGGGCGGCGCGAGCGGGAGCGGCTGTTCGGCGGGGCTTTGTTCGCCGATCCCGTGTGGGACATTCTCCTCTACCTGTTCATCGCGGCCGGGGAGGGGCGCCATGTCAGCGTTAGCGAAGTCTGCTCGGCGGCTTCGGTTCCGGCGACGACGGCGTTGCGCAACATCGCCCACATGACCGACCGCAAGCTGCTCATCCGCTGCGCCAACCCGGAGGACCGCAGGAGCAGCCACCTCAAGCTCAGCGCCGCCGCTCTCGAGAAGATGGCCTTGTGCTTCGTCGCCGGCCTGCGCGCCCGAACCGAACCGGACATGGATGGCGTGCCCGCCAACGATCGCGCGAGCGGCGAATCTGGCTTCTTCATGCCCTGATTGGGCGGTTATGCGGGGAGCGGGGGGCGCCACCGTTCGAGTTGTTCGAGGACGTCGTGCGCGATCTGGTCTCTGCTGAGGTCGGTCATGTCGCGGACCCGCGCGTCGCCTTCGACCTGCGCCGCCAGCGCCCAGGTGAGGTTGCGACGCATTTCCGGCGCGTCGACCGGGGTGAAGGCGGGGAGCGGGCGGGACCGGGCATAGAGGCGATACACGAACGAGCGGCCAGGCGCGAAGTCCACGGACAATGTCGCAGCGCTATCGGCGGCGTCGACCCGGCAACCCGCACAGCCTTCCTTGACGAGGGCGTCGCGCACCGAGAACAGGGCAGGCGCGCCATTGTCGGCGATCTGGCGGGCAATGTCCTCCTGGGTGGCCGGAACGAACAGGCGGCGCAGCCGCTCGCCGACTGCGGGCACCGGCTGGGACAGCGAGGTCCCTTCGAGATCGGCATTGGTCTGCCGGAACAGCCCTGCGATCAGGAGGAACATGATGAAGCAGAAGGGCAAAGCCGCCATCAAAGTCGCCGCCTGCAGCGCGCCGAGGCCGCCGGCAAGGAGAAGGAGGGCGGCGGTCGCGCCCAGAAGGGCGCACCAGAACATGCGCTGCCAGCGCGGCGTCTGCTCGGCGCCCCCGGAAGCGAGCGTGTCGATGACGAGCGAGCCTGAATCGGCCGAGGTGACGAAGAAGACGCCGACGAGGATAATCGCGAGGGTCGACGTGATCGCGGTCCCCGGCAGATATTCCAGGAACTTGAACAAGGCGGTCGACAGATCGGCCTGGACGGCATCGGCAATGCCGCCTGCCGCGATGCCGAGATCGAGCGATATCGCGGTGTTGCCGAAGACGGTCATCCACAGGAAGGTGAAGCCGCTCGGAACGAACAGGACGCCGACCACGAACTCGCGGATCGTGCGGCCGCGCGAGATGCGTGCAATGAACATGCCGACGAAGGGCGACCAGGAAATCCACCAGGCCCAGTAGAACAAGGTCCAATCGGCCATCCACGCCCGTGGCTCATAGGCGTAGAGCGTGAAGCTGCGCACGAAGAAGTGGTCGAGATACAGGCCGAAATTCTGGACGAGCGCGCGCAGCAGGAACAGGGTCGGCCCGACCGCCAGCACGAACAGCATCAGCAAAATGGCGAGGACCAGGTTGAGCTCCGACAGGCGCCGAACGCCGCGATCGACTCCGCTCAGGACCGAAAGGGTCGCCGCGCCCATCACGACGATGATGATCCCGACCTGGACGGTGACGGTGTTGGGCAGGCCGTAGACATAGGAAAGGCCGGCCGCCATCTGCGACACGCCGAAGCCCAGCGACGTGGCGAGGCCGAACACCGTTCCGCAGATCCCGAAAATGTCGATGGCATCGCCGGCCACGCCGTTGATCCGGTCGCCGGCCAGCGGGTGGAGGCCGGAACGCAGCGTCAGCGGCAGGCCCTTGCGGTGCGAGAAATAAGCAAGGCTCAGCCCGACGATCGCGTAGATCGCCCAGGCGTGCACGCCATAATGGGTGAAGGTGATGACCATCGCCTCGCGCGCGGCGTCGATCGTGCCGGACTGGGCGTCGGGCGGCGCGATATAATGCTGCACCGGCTCGGCGACCGCGAAATACATGAGGCCGATGCCCATGCCCGCCGCGAACAGCATCGCCAGCCAGGAGACATAGGGGAAATCGGGCTCGCCATCGTCGGGGCCGAGGCGCAATCGCCCCGCTCGCCCGAACGCGAGGGCGAGAGCGGCGAACAGAAATAGCGAGACGGATACGACGTAGAACCAGCCGAAACTGTCGATCACCCAGCCCTGCGCGCGGCCGAAGAGAATGTTGAACGTCCCGGGCGCGAGCATCGCGCCGGCCAGCAGCAGCCCGATGATCGCCGTCGCGCCGAAAAAGACACGCGGGTTCATCTGGTGCTTCGGCATGCCCGCTGTTTACCCTTTCCCGAAAGCGAAGCCAATCGGCAGGGTTACGCGTCCGGGGCCGGGACGTGCCCGGTAGCTCGGCTGCCTAAAGCAGCCGGCTGCTCCTCAGCTTCGCCTTCTTGATGAGGTCGCCATATTGGTGGGCGATCAGGTGGCTCTGGATCTGGGACACCGTATCCATCGTGACGTTGACGACGATCAGCAGGCTCGTGCCGCCGAGATAGAAGGGGATGCCGGCGCGGGCGATCAGATATTCGGGCACGAGGCAAATGAGCGTGAGATAGGCCGCGCCGACGACGGTGATGCGGGTCAGCACATAATCGAGATATTCCTCGGTGCGCTTGCCGGGGCGGATGCCGGGGATGAATCCGCCGTAGCGCTTGAGGTTGTCGGCCGTTTCCTCCGGGTTGAACACGACCGCGACGTAGAAGAAGGTGAAGAAGATGATGCCGGCGCCGTAGAGCGCCATGTAGAGCGGCGCGCCATGCTGGAGCGCCGTGGTGACGGTGATCAGCAGGTCGCCGGAGGTGGTGCCGCCCTCGATCCGATTGCCCGCGAATTGCGCGATCGTCAGCGGCATCAGCAGCAGCGAGGAAGCGAAGATCGGCGGAATGACGTTCGCCGTGTTGAGCTTTAGCGGCAAATGCGAGCGATCGGCCTGGATGCCGCCGCGTCCCACCTGCCGCTTGGGATATTGGATCAGCACCCTGCGCTGGGCGAGCTCCATGAAGCAGATGAAGATGATGAGCGTGACGGCGAAGGCCAGCACCCCGATGATGACCATCGGCGAGAGCGTGCCGGTGCGGCCGCCTTCGAGGGCCTGGGCGACGGCGGTCGGCAGCTGCGCCACGATCCCGGCCGTGATGATCAGCGAGACCCCGTTGCCGACGCCGCGGCTGGTGATCTGCTCGCCCAGCCACATCAGGAACATCGTGCCGCCGACCAGATTGACCACCGTGGTGATGCGGAACATAGGGCCGGGATCGAGCACCGCCGAGCCGCCCTGTCCCGAGCCCCAGCCCTCGAGCCCGACCGCGATGAAATAGCCCTGGATGATGCACAGGAACACGGTCCCGTAGCGCGTATATTGGTTGAGCTTCTTGCGACCGCTCTCGCCTTCCTTCTTCAGCGCGGCGAGCGTCGGCGACATGGACGAGGCGAGCTGCATTACGATCGACGCGGTGATGTAGGGCATCACGCCGAGCGCGATCAGGCTCATCCGCTCGAGGCCGCCGCCCGAGAACATGTTGAAGAAATCGAGCACGCCACCGCGCGTGCCCGCGAACAAGGCGTTGAGCGCGCGGGGATCGATCCCGGGCAGGGGCACGAAGCTCAGCAGCCGGAAGACGACGAGTGCGCCGAGCGTGAACCAGAGCCGCTTTTTGAGGTCGGTGGCGAGCGCGAAGTTGGCGAGGCTGAAATTGGCGGCCAAAGCCTGGGCTTGCGTTGCCATTGCTGTCGAAACCTCGAGACGCAGAGGGAAAAGCGGAGCCGCGCGTGCGGCTCTTGTCGCCAAGGGAATGTGTTCACCCCTCGTGCCGAAGACAAATGATTATTATTGCTGCGTCATATGAAATGTATTGGTCTTATAGCCGCGAGCCTAAATTGAATCGTTACTTGGCTGTCGCTTGATCGCGTCGGTTGACGTGCGGCGCGGAGCGCAGGTCTCGCCTTCCAGAAAGACCGATCCCATCCTGGTCTTACTCGATGCAACCTGCTCACGGCCGAGCGCACCGATCCCCGGAAACTGGTCGACGTCGATCTGCAGGATCGTCTCGGCCGACGGCCTGACGCCAAAGCGCAGCAGCGTCTCCAATCCCTGTTTGATCGGCCGCCACAGCCAGGCGGTGACGAACCTCATTTCCGGTGCGGCGCGGGGGAAGAGGTGCGGAAGATTTTCGTTGGGCGCATGGCCGCGAGGCTGTGGGCGCGATGACATGGTCGATCTCCTCGGCTCGGGAGTCGTCACAGGCGCTCGCCGAGCCTCACGAGGATGGTTCCTTGCTCACCAGCACGCAAACGAATACTATTGTGCTTTAATAGCAAAAATGGTGCTTGATCATGGACATCAGCAGCGCGCGCACGTTCCTGGAGATCGTCAAGACCGGGAGCTTCGTCCGCGCCGCTGCCAATCTGAATCTCACCCAGACCGCCGTGAGCGCCCGGGTGCGGGTGCTCGAGGACCAGCTCGACCGCGCTTTGTTCGTGCGCAACAAGGCCGGTGCGAGGCTGACCCCGGCCGGTGAGCAGTTCCTGCGATACGCCACCACTTTGGTGCAGGTGTGGGAGAGAGCGCGGCACCAGGTGGCGATGCCGGCTGGACGCGAGCGGATCGTCACCGTCGGCGGCGAGCACAGCCTGTGGAACCCGCTGCTGCGCGACTGGCTGGTGTGGATGCGCGACCGATGCCCCGATGTCGCGACACGGACCCAGATCGACGTCCCGGACCGGCTGATGGAGCAGGTCCAGGACGGGGTGATCGACGTGGCGGTCGTCTATGCTCCGCCCCAGCGACCGGGGATCGTCGCCGAACTCCTCCAGGAGGAGAAATTGGTGGCCGTCACGACCGCACCGGGCGTCGGGCATCCGCCAGCGGAGGATTATGTCTATGTCGACTGGGGCCCGGAATTCGGGGCCAGCCACCACGCCGCCTTTCCCGATGCGCCCAGCCCGGTCGTGTCCGTGAATTACGGCCCGCTCGCCATGGAATATATTCTGGCCGCGGGCGGAAGCGGCTATTTCCGCATGGAGGCGGCGCGGCCGCATCTGGAGGCGGGGCGGCTCCACTTGGTCGAAAGCAGGCCGAGATTCTCATATTCGGTCTACGCCGTCTATTCCGCCAAGGCCGACGAAGACCTGATGGAGCGCGTCCGCCAGGGGCTGAGATCCGTAGCGTTCGCGATGGCCCAGCCTGCCGGCTGAGCGCCGAAAAGCGGCGCAGCCACTCCCGCGAAGGTGGGGATGCGGATTTCCCGGGGGGGAGTGGCGCACCCGACAGGATTCGAACCTGTGGCCTCTGCCTTCGGAGGGCAGCGCTCTATCCAGCTGAGCTACGGGTGCCTTGGATCAGCGCTTAGAGGCTCTTTCCGCGGCCCGCAAGTCATGGAAGCGCGCCCGGAGGCGGCGTTTTCGGCTTGTAGCGGCAGAGGTCGAGCACGACGCAGCGCCAGCATTCGGGCTTGCGCGCCTTGCACACGTAGCGGCCGTGCAGGATCAGCAGGTGGTGGGCGTCGCGCCGGTAGGGCGGGGGCGTCACCTTGTCGAGCTTGAGCTCGACCGCGAGCACGTCCTTGCCCGGCGCGAGGCCGGTGCGGTTGGAGATGCGGAAGATGTGGGTGTCGACCGCGAAGGTCTCGGCCCCGAACGCGGTGTTCATGACCACGTTGGCGGTCTTGCGGCCGACGCCAGGGAGCCTGACCAGCGCGTCGCGGTCGGCCGGCACTTCGCCGCCATGCTCGTCGACGAGGATGCGCGAGAGGGCGATGACGTTCTTCGCCTTGGTGTTGAACAGGCCGATCGTCTTGATGTGCTGCTTGAGCTTTTCCTCGCCGAGATCGAGCATCGCCTGGGGCGTCTGCACTTTCCTGAACAGCTCGCGCGTCGCGATGTTGACGCCGGCGTCGGTCGCCTGCGCCGAGAGCACCACCGCCACCAGCAAGGTGTAGGTGTTCACATATTCGAGCTCGGTCTCCGGATTGGGCGTGCGGTCCGCGAGCCTGCGGTAGAATTCGGAGACGTCGGCGCGCTTCATCGCCCAGCTCCGTTCGCCCTGAGCCTGTCGAAGAACCGTCTTCTCTTCGACCAGGAAGGGTAGGGCTTCGACGGGCTCAGCCCGAACGGAAAAGCGGTCACGCCAGCCCCAGCACGTCGCTCATCGTGTAGCGGCCGGCCGGCTTGCCGGCGAGCCAGAGCGCGGCGCGCACCGCGCCCTGCGCGAAGATCGCCCGGCTTTCGGCGCGATGGCCGAGCTCGAGCCGTTCGCCCTCGCCGGCGAAGACGACCATGTGATCGCCCGCGACCGAGCCGCCGCGCATCACCGCAAAGCCGATATGGCCTTCCTCGCGCGCGCCCATGCCGTCTCGCCCGCGGTCGGACATGGCGGCGAGATCGACTCCGCGCCCCTCGGCCGCCGCGGCACCGAGCAGCAGGCCGGTGCCCGACGGCGCGTCCACCTTGTGGCGATGGTGCATTTCGACCACTTCGATGTCCCAGTCGGACCCGAGCTTCGCCGCCGTCTCGCGCACGAGGTGGGCGAGCAGGTTGACTCCGAGCGAGGTGTTGGCCGCCTGCAGCACCGCGATCTTGCCGGCGGCCGCGTCGATCAGCGCATGGTGCTCGGAAGTAAGCCCGGTCGTGCCGATAACGATCGGCTGACCCGCGTCCAGCGCGTCGTCGAGATGCTTCTCGAGCGCGTCGGGCGCGGAGAAATCGACGAAGACGTCGGGCGCGTCGGCCACCGCCTCCGCGTCGTCGCGCGCGGCGATAACGTCCGCGATCGCGCGTCCCATGCGCCCGGTCGCGCCCTTGATCCCGATCTTCGTCACCGCCCTCGCCACCGTCTTGCCGCCTTTCGCATTTGCTGCTTCATGGGACGCATGGACGACATTCGCAACATCGTCATCCTCACCGGCGCGGGGGTTTCGGCCGAGAGCGGCGTCGCCACCTTCCGCGGCCCCGACGGCCTGTGGGAAGGGCATCGCGTCGAGGATAGAGGGCGCTCCCGATGACCCTCCCGTCGAATGTCTGATTTCGACCCATTGCGGACATTCGCATAT
This portion of the Sphingomonas sp. LY54 genome encodes:
- the nth gene encoding endonuclease III, which codes for MKRADVSEFYRRLADRTPNPETELEYVNTYTLLVAVVLSAQATDAGVNIATRELFRKVQTPQAMLDLGEEKLKQHIKTIGLFNTKAKNVIALSRILVDEHGGEVPADRDALVRLPGVGRKTANVVMNTAFGAETFAVDTHIFRISNRTGLAPGKDVLAVELKLDKVTPPPYRRDAHHLLILHGRYVCKARKPECWRCVVLDLCRYKPKTPPPGALP
- a CDS encoding Sir2 family NAD-dependent protein deacetylase; this encodes MDDIRNIVILTGAGVSAESGVATFRGPDGLWEGHRVEDRGRSR
- the dapB gene encoding 4-hydroxy-tetrahydrodipicolinate reductase — protein: MTKIGIKGATGRMGRAIADVIAARDDAEAVADAPDVFVDFSAPDALEKHLDDALDAGQPIVIGTTGLTSEHHALIDAAAGKIAVLQAANTSLGVNLLAHLVRETAAKLGSDWDIEVVEMHHRHKVDAPSGTGLLLGAAAAEGRGVDLAAMSDRGRDGMGAREEGHIGFAVMRGGSVAGDHMVVFAGEGERLELGHRAESRAIFAQGAVRAALWLAGKPAGRYTMSDVLGLA
- the secY gene encoding preprotein translocase subunit SecY, which translates into the protein MATQAQALAANFSLANFALATDLKKRLWFTLGALVVFRLLSFVPLPGIDPRALNALFAGTRGGVLDFFNMFSGGGLERMSLIALGVMPYITASIVMQLASSMSPTLAALKKEGESGRKKLNQYTRYGTVFLCIIQGYFIAVGLEGWGSGQGGSAVLDPGPMFRITTVVNLVGGTMFLMWLGEQITSRGVGNGVSLIITAGIVAQLPTAVAQALEGGRTGTLSPMVIIGVLAFAVTLIIFICFMELAQRRVLIQYPKRQVGRGGIQADRSHLPLKLNTANVIPPIFASSLLLMPLTIAQFAGNRIEGGTTSGDLLITVTTALQHGAPLYMALYGAGIIFFTFFYVAVVFNPEETADNLKRYGGFIPGIRPGKRTEEYLDYVLTRITVVGAAYLTLICLVPEYLIARAGIPFYLGGTSLLIVVNVTMDTVSQIQSHLIAHQYGDLIKKAKLRSSRLL
- a CDS encoding LysR family transcriptional regulator; translated protein: MDISSARTFLEIVKTGSFVRAAANLNLTQTAVSARVRVLEDQLDRALFVRNKAGARLTPAGEQFLRYATTLVQVWERARHQVAMPAGRERIVTVGGEHSLWNPLLRDWLVWMRDRCPDVATRTQIDVPDRLMEQVQDGVIDVAVVYAPPQRPGIVAELLQEEKLVAVTTAPGVGHPPAEDYVYVDWGPEFGASHHAAFPDAPSPVVSVNYGPLAMEYILAAGGSGYFRMEAARPHLEAGRLHLVESRPRFSYSVYAVYSAKADEDLMERVRQGLRSVAFAMAQPAG